One genomic window of Brienomyrus brachyistius isolate T26 chromosome 16, BBRACH_0.4, whole genome shotgun sequence includes the following:
- the psmd14 gene encoding 26S proteasome non-ATPase regulatory subunit 14 produces the protein MDRLLRLGGGMPGLGQGPPTDAPAVDTAEQVYISSLALLKMLKHGRAGVPMEVMGLMLGEFVDDYTVRVIDVFAMPQSGTGVSVEAVDPVFQAKMLDMLKQTGRPEMVVGWYHSHPGFGCWLSGVDINTQQSFEALSERAVAVVVDPIQSVKGKVVIDAFRLINANMMVLGHEPRQTTSNLGHLNKPSIQALIHGLNRHYYSITINYRKNELEQKMLLNLHKKSWMEGLTLQDYSEHCKLNETIVKEMLELAKNYNKAVEEEDKMTPEQLAIKNVGKQDPKRHLEEHVDVLMTSNIVQCLAAMLDTVVFQ, from the exons ATGGACCGGCTGCTCAGACTCGGGGGCGGGATGCCCGGCCTGGGACAG GGCCCCCCAACGGATGCCCCCGCAGTGGACACGGCCGAGCAGGTGTACATCTCCTCTCTGGCCCTGCTCAAG ATGCTGAAACACGGTCGGGCCGGCGTGCCGATGGAGGTCATGGGCCTGATGCTGGGCGAGTTCGTGGACGACTACACCGTGCGGGTGATCGACGTGTTCGCCATGCCGCAGTCTGGAACG GGCGTGAGTGTGGAAGCGGTGGACCCCGTCTTTCAGGCTAAGATGTTGGACATGCTCAAGCAGACAGGCCG GCCTGAGATGGTGGTGGGCTGGTACCACAGCCATCCTGGTTTTGGCTGCTGGCTCTCAGGAGTGGACATCAACACCCAGCAGAGCTTCGAGGCCCTGTCGGAGCGTGCCGTTGCCGTGGTGGTtgatcccatccagagtgtcaAAGGAAAG GTCGTCATTGACGCCTTTAGACTTATCAACGCCAACATGATGGTTCTGGGGCACGAGCCAAGGCAAACGACATCCAACCTCGGGCATCTGAACAAGCCGTCTATCCAA GCTTTAATCCACGGCCTGAACAGGCATTACTACTCAATCACCATCAACTACAGGAAAAACGAGCTGGAGCAGAAG ATGCTGCTGAACCTACACAAGAAGAGCTGGATGGAAGGTCTGACGCTGCAGGACTACAGCGAGCACTGCAAGCTTAACGAGACCATCGTCAAGGAGATGCTGGAGCTGGCCAAGAACTACAACAAG GCTGTAGAAGAAGAGGACAAGATGACCCCAGAACAGCTCGCAATTAAGAATGTTGGAAAGCAG GACCCCAAACGCCACTTAGAGGAACACGTGGATGTCCTGATGACGTCGAATATCGTGCAGTGCCTAGCGGCCATGTTGGATACTGTGGTCTTTCAGTGA